One Capsicum annuum cultivar UCD-10X-F1 chromosome 2, UCD10Xv1.1, whole genome shotgun sequence genomic window carries:
- the LOC107859227 gene encoding ureidoglycolate hydrolase-like isoform X2 has product MTSINYVAEVGFQASEVIGSDYVHLRRALFPRGLGSAIWEGIVQLAEQLISTKDSHNVSFSDADKSAGYANAKGDLSEFFLKKGTYSAFVKLHIEQGLILEKGISIGVVTAIAAPASIKVTFEGNGGHAGAALMPKRYYYYHFSCLAS; this is encoded by the exons ATGACCTCCATCAACTATGTTGCAGAG GTCGGGTTTCAAGCCTCAGAGGTCATTGGAAGTGATTATGTTCACCTCAGAAGAGCCCTCTTCCCACGAGGTTTGGGATCAGCTATCTGGGAAG GAATTGTACAACTTGCAGAACAACTGATAAGTACAAAAGACAGCCATAATGTTTCCTTCTCTGATGCTGATAAGTCTGCTGGTTACGCAAATGCTAAGGGGGATTTGTCTGAATTCTTTCTCAAAAAAGGAACTTATTCTGCTTTCGTCAAGTTGCACATAGAGCAAGGTCTCATTCTAGAAAAAG GTATTTCGATTGGTGTTGTGACTGCGATTGCCGCTCCAGCAAGCATCAAAGTAACATTTGAAGGCAATGGAGGTCATGCAGGAGCTGCACTGATGCCAAAAAG ATACTACTACTATCATTTTTCATGCCTTGCAAGTTAA
- the LOC107859227 gene encoding ureidoglycolate hydrolase-like isoform X1 has product MTSINYVAEVGFQASEVIGSDYVHLRRALFPRGLGSAIWEGIVQLAEQLISTKDSHNVSFSDADKSAGYANAKGDLSEFFLKKGTYSAFVKLHIEQGLILEKGISIGVVTAIAAPASIKVTFEGNGGHAGAALMPKRNDAGLPASELALAVEKHVLNSGSVDTVGTVGSYLPHNRRYWSRVNYLVL; this is encoded by the exons ATGACCTCCATCAACTATGTTGCAGAG GTCGGGTTTCAAGCCTCAGAGGTCATTGGAAGTGATTATGTTCACCTCAGAAGAGCCCTCTTCCCACGAGGTTTGGGATCAGCTATCTGGGAAG GAATTGTACAACTTGCAGAACAACTGATAAGTACAAAAGACAGCCATAATGTTTCCTTCTCTGATGCTGATAAGTCTGCTGGTTACGCAAATGCTAAGGGGGATTTGTCTGAATTCTTTCTCAAAAAAGGAACTTATTCTGCTTTCGTCAAGTTGCACATAGAGCAAGGTCTCATTCTAGAAAAAG GTATTTCGATTGGTGTTGTGACTGCGATTGCCGCTCCAGCAAGCATCAAAGTAACATTTGAAGGCAATGGAGGTCATGCAGGAGCTGCACTGATGCCAAAAAG aaatgaTGCTGGACTACCAGCTTCAGAGTTGGCTCTAGCCGTGGAGAAACATGTGCTGAATTCAGGATCCGTTGACACTGTTGGAACTGTTGGAAGTTATTTGCCTCATAATAGAAGATATTGGTCTAGGGTCAACTACCTTGTGCTTTGA